Within the Echinicola sp. 20G genome, the region TCGATCACGGACATAATACCCTGATAGCCAAAATTCAACAAATAAGCTTTTTCTTTACCTACAAACGCTGCCAATTCTCTCTCCAACTGCTCGTGCAAATCCGTATTACCAGACATCATTCTGGCACCCATCGGATAGGCAGCTCCCCATCTTGCTGCTGCTTCTTGGTCTGCTTTTCTTACCTCAGGATGATTGGCCAATCCAAGGTAGTTGTTCAAGCTCCAAGTAAGGACTTCTTTCCCTTTGAATTTCATTCTAGGAGCTATTTCTCCTTCCAATTTAGGGAACATGAAATATCCCTCTGACAAGTCAGAATGCTTGCCCAAAGGACCTAGATTAGTGTGTAGTTTTTCAAATATATCCAAAACCTATAATCGTTTAGAGTACTTAATGCTTACTTCTTATACTGTTCGTTAAAACCCCCAAAAATAGCACTTTTTATAATCCTGTGCAAAAATAGCCCTGCTTTTCAGTTATTCACGCATTATTCTTATCTTTCAATACATGCTTTTTTAACCTTAAAAATACCCAAAGTAAAACCATGAGTAGCATACAAAAAATCCTAGTTGCCAACCGAGGGGAAATTGCCCTGAGGATCATGAGAACTGTTCGAGAAATGGGCATTCAATCCGTAGCTGTATATAGTGACGCAGATAGAAATGCCCCCCATGTTCAATATGCAGATGAAGCAGTTTACCTAGGGCCTTCCCCCTCTAATAAATCCTATCTCTTAGGTGATAAAATCATTGAACTTTCAAAAGCATTAAAAATGGATGCCATTCACCCCGGTTATGGCTTCTTATCTGAAAATGCAAGCTTTGCCCAAAAGGTAACAGATGCTGGATTGATCTTCATCGGTCCTTCAGCTTCCGCTATAGAAATCATGGGCAGTAAGCTTGCTGCAAAAAAGGCTGTGGCCCAATACAATATTCCCATGGTGCCTGGAACGGAAGAAGCTGTTTCGGACATTGCAGAAGCTAAAAGAACCGCAAAGGAAATAGGTTATCCTATCTTAATCAAAGCCAGCGCCGGTGGAGGTGGAAAAGGAATGCGTATAGTTGAGCAAGAGAGTGAATTCGAAGAACAAATGCAGCGGGCAGTCAGTGAAGCCAAGTCCGCTTTTGGAGATGGAGCTGTTTTTATAGAAAAGTACATCACCTCTCCAAGGCATATTGAAATTCAGATATTGGGCGATCAGCATGGAACTATTGTACACTTATTTGAAAGAGAATGCTCTGTTCAGAGAAGGCACCAAAAAGTCATAGAAGAAGCACCCTCAGCAGTAGTCTCCCCGCAAATGCGGGAAGCTATGGGCAAAGCGGCAGTAGATGTGGCCAAAGCGTGTAATTACTATGGAGCAGGAACTGTAGAGTTCATTGTAGATGAAAAACTCAACTTTTATTTTTTGGAGATGAACACCAGGCTTCAGGTGGAACACCCTGTAACAGAAATGATCACCGGAAAAGACTTGGTCAGGGAACAGGTCTATATTGCCGAAGGGAAAAAGTTAAGCTTTTCACAAAATGACCTCTCCATAAGAGGACATGCCATAGAAGTGCGTGTCTATGCTGAAGACCCAAAAAATAACTTTCTACCTGACATCGGAAAACTATCTTTCTATAAAAAGCCTCATGGACCCGGTATTCGAGTTGATGATGGTTTTGCCGAAGGAATGGATATTCCTATTTTCTATGATCCTATGATTGCTAAACTGATCACTTATGACGAAAACCGTATTGGCGCCATTAGCAAAATGATCAGAGCTATTGAAGGCTATAAGATCACAGGAATTGAAACAACACTTTCTTTCGCTAAGTTCGTCATGAGCCATGAAGCATTCCGATCTGGCAATTTCGATACAAAA harbors:
- a CDS encoding acetyl/propionyl/methylcrotonyl-CoA carboxylase subunit alpha — translated: MSSIQKILVANRGEIALRIMRTVREMGIQSVAVYSDADRNAPHVQYADEAVYLGPSPSNKSYLLGDKIIELSKALKMDAIHPGYGFLSENASFAQKVTDAGLIFIGPSASAIEIMGSKLAAKKAVAQYNIPMVPGTEEAVSDIAEAKRTAKEIGYPILIKASAGGGGKGMRIVEQESEFEEQMQRAVSEAKSAFGDGAVFIEKYITSPRHIEIQILGDQHGTIVHLFERECSVQRRHQKVIEEAPSAVVSPQMREAMGKAAVDVAKACNYYGAGTVEFIVDEKLNFYFLEMNTRLQVEHPVTEMITGKDLVREQVYIAEGKKLSFSQNDLSIRGHAIEVRVYAEDPKNNFLPDIGKLSFYKKPHGPGIRVDDGFAEGMDIPIFYDPMIAKLITYDENRIGAISKMIRAIEGYKITGIETTLSFAKFVMSHEAFRSGNFDTKFIERYFTPENLNDTFDEKEAEILATIAVHLFASGKNKSKSSNIDQQTNNSSNWNKRRWNG